The genome window TGTATAGGCCATGGAAATACCCACAGCCGGGATTGAAGCACAACAGTAGCACTTTTCAACCTTGCTTGACAAATTGCTCCTGGACCTCCAGGCTATGCTTCGCGAACCGGCTCTTCGCTCGGATCCGCTCCCCATacaacaaaaacaacaacGGCACGGTGCAGAACACCGTTGCCAACGCTGCCAACAATGAAGCCGCAACATTCGCTCCAAGCCCGTCGAACATTTGCCGTGTGAATAGCGGAAATGCTCCCGACATCCCTGCCCGGACTAGCTGTACCGCCGCCGTGCCACTAGCCGAATAGCTCAGATAACTATCTGCCAGATATCCATATAGCACAGTATCAAATTCATTCAATGCGTACCCAATCAACACAAGGGAGACCGTAGGGACGATCCAATGAATATCCTCCGCCTTCGGGGGAATGGTCCAGGCGAACCACCACAGCCCAATGGCAAAAGCAGGGGCCCCGATGGCCAGCCCGGTCAGTTTATCTTCTGGTTTGACGGGTTGAGACGCTGCGTGTTTGGCATCGATGATTCGAAAGTCGAGAATGCGAGTAAAAGTGCTGAAACaaacaccaacaccgacgGCGAGGAAAGGCAAAGCGGCAGCTGATGGTGTAAAGTTCATGGACTCGTAGATCGGTTGGAGTGCCTCGGTGAAGATATAGACcaaggcgaaggagaaggcgatcatcatggccatggTAAATATGAGAAGctcaccgaagaagagctGCAGCGGTCGGAACAGCGAGGCTTTGATGAAGGTGCGGAGGTCAGGGGAGTGGTCGTGGTTCAGAGGCTGTAGGCTGTCGTGGCCCGTTTCGTGGCGGATGCGTGAGACCTCCTGGGCCAGGAGCAGGGCGGGACGTGATTcccggatgaggaggaagaacgcgCTCATGACAGCGAGGATGATCGTGTATATGTAAAATACCCAGCGCCTATTGAATTAGAGCTAGCTTTGGGGAGCCGGATCAGGACACATACCAATGTAGGTTTTCAACAACAAGGATGCTGATAATTGGGCCGATTAGAAGACCGACGTTTGAGGCAATGGTCCAGAGAAATGTGGTCCAGATGCGAGATCGTGAGTTGAACATGTCCTcattgctgccgctgccaacAGTGTATGGGATAGCACTCAAGAACCCTCCCACGATGCGACAGATGACCACGGCGACCAAGGAATGAACGACCCCAATGATCAGGCAGCATAACGCACTACCGGTGCTGCtgataaaatatagttttttgCGTCCAAAGCACTCGGACCACGGAGGAAAGACAATCGCGCCAACAACCTGCCCCATGAGGAATCTATACGGTCAGTCGGGTACTGTCAGAGGTCTGAAAGAACGTACAAAGTCACAAAGCAGAACGTGCACAAGGTATTTCCAATATGGTATTCGTTTTGGGCCTCTGAAGCGGCCGATGCCTATGATCATTAGAATGGCCACACTGTTGGATGAGAAACATACACCAGCAGTACTTGTAGCAGTTCTGCGGTTGTTAGCAGTGCAGCAACATCGAGGTGTAAATACTTACACAAAGAGGTCCAACAGAAAGATCAACCCAATATCGTACACCTTGCGGGTTGCACTCCAATTGCGGGGATGCTTCTTGTTTCCCTTTGCCCACCGGACATATTGTCTATCTGGCGTGAACTCCAGGTCATTCTTCAGCAGGTATTCGTCCATGTCCTGAGTCCGGCTGATGTGCTTCGCCCTCGATGGCCCTGCTGTAatatcttctttgtctgcCGATTGATAGCCAAAGGGGACTATATGTATTTCGTTCTTGACTTGGGCCATGTCTACAGGACATATCTAAAAGTAGATCGGCTGTGATTTCGGTCGATCATCCCTGTAAGGTGAATCTCCCCTGGTCCGCGACATGTAGTACTTAGATAGTGCATAGCACGCGTCAGGCACTGAATCTGGTAGAGGATCATCGTGCATTGAGTTACTTTGCGTGTCCGCCAGAGAGCTTATGTGGATAAACTTGTGTCCACCCTACCAATCAAGGGGTGCGCCATGATCTGGAGATATGTGCAGGTGATGGCCCATCACGCAAAAAGATGCTGAAATGGAGGTTTGGAGCACTGCTGGGGGCACGCGGTGTTTATGGAAATGTATCTTCCGAAAAGCACGAGTACTCATTGGACGGCGCCGTGATCAGGCAAGGAAACCTCTATAAGACCAGGAAAGTTGAAGGAAGCCAGTCCAAGGTAATGGGTGTATAGTGAGGAATGCGTGCGCAGCATTCCAATTAGCTGATGGGGATCGATCCATATTCTACGTGGCCAGTGCAGTGGAACGGATGCAAGGGACAAGCAGATGACGAGTGATCTGCAGAAGGCATTCCCTACCAGTGTATTGCGGAAATTCTGGAGACAGCAACGGTACTTTATGCGCTTGAATTGATCCCCCGGAGCTTTTTTGTACTTCATCGGCTGCCTGATATACCCGGTGCGTCTGCCTGTTTCAGAGTGTGGCAAGATCAAATTAGCATCAGCTGGTGGTGTCGTCAGCTTAGTGGCTGGCGACAGCTGGGATGGTCAATCTGCAGATCGAGAGGCGGAAGGTTCAATATAATCTTCAAGGTGGTTTCAGTTCCCCTGCTGCTTGTCGTAGAGATGGATGCGTCACAGATGTCCCTCGCAGGCAACTAATGTGGAGTAGACGCATAATTTTGATGCCCTAGCTCTTGAAGTTGGGGTATAGGAAGGTCATAGTGAGCAAGTGAGCCATTGCCAGCAGCAAGAGCTAGGGGTATAAGTGCAATAACCTGTTCAAATTACTTGTGCAGCTCGATCTGTAAATTCCAAATGCACCAGAGCACACCTCTACAACATCGTCGTCTCCTAGGGAGCGTGGGAGGTTGTATTGCAGGCCATAAGTGGGTATCACGTTGGACGACCGTCATCGATTAGGAAAGAGCACTGGCTGAACCAGACCAGTAGATGTATAGAGTAGCAACAAGCAACCACGCGAGTCTAGCGTGTCCAAGGAAGACCCATTAACAAAAATGACCCTGTGGAATGTTGATGACATCCTAACGGGGCAACTGGCCGGGGCTGGTTCAGCACCCCACATCGGGCAAGCATGAGGGCGATCCCCCCTGAGTTCACCGCCCACCCTTCCCCCCGCCGGTTCTGCCGGACcccgcagaagcagcagctgcaggacaTGTCCTCGAACTCAACAGTCAACACACATCTTCTTAGCCATTCTCCATTATCAGTTACCACTTCTCTCACCGACAGCATGCCCCCTCACGAAGGACTGGTCCACCCCAAAGAATACGATATCAAGGACAGCAATGTGGAACTAATCGGTTCCGACCTTGACCACCGTGTCAAGTACAACTCCGCCGCTACCGAGCCCGCTTGGAACAACGGATCTATCGGCCAGGAGCCGGGTCTGTTCGTGTGGAGGATCGAGAACTTCGAGGTTATACCATGGCCCAAGGAACGTACGGGAGAGTTCTACAATGGAGACAGCTACATCGTGCTGCACTCGTACAAGGTGGGGGACAAGCTGGGTCAtgacatcttcttctggctgggCAGTAAGACCACCCAGGATGAAGCCGGTACAGCCGCTTACAAGACGGTCGAGCTGGATGAATTCCTGCATGGCACCGCGACACAGCATCGCGAGATTGAACAGGAGCCATCCGAGGAATTCTTGGGTCTGTTCCGGCACATCTCCATCCGGTCGGGCGGCGTGCGGTCTGGATTCCACCACGTCGAGCCTGAAGCACCCAAGGATATCCTCACCTTGCTTCGCGTGTTCAAGCATCCTTCTGTAGGTCGCTCGATTATTGTGCACGAGGTGGAGCCCACCTGGGAAAGCCTCGACGAGAATGATGTGTTCGTGCTGGACAAGGGTGATAAGATCTGGGTCTGGCAGGGCAAGAACTGCAGCCCCATGGAGAAGGCCAAAGCTGCGCAGGTGGTCAATGACATGACTCTTGCTAAGCACATTGATGTCGAGGTTCTGTCGCAGCTCGAGTCGCGCTCCAGGGTCATTGTGGACTTGCTGGGAGGCAAGGAGGCCGACCCATCCACATTCCAGGCTCCGCGACCGGGGCGTTTCGCCAAACGCACGGACGACGGCGGCGATGTGCGGTCACGCAAGCTCTTTAGACTGAGCGACTCGTCCGGCACACTCACTTTCGACCTGGTCAAAGACGGCCAGCGTGTGAGCAAGTCCGACTTGGTTGGAAACGACATCTTTCTCTACGATGTTGGCAGTCGGCTGTGGGTCTGGCAAGGCTCCGAGGCCAGCCAGCGCGAGAAAGCGCTGTGGCTCAAGGTTGCCCAGCACTACGTCCGTCAGCTGCAGAACCAGCTCCCAGAGGCACACTACATCCCGATCGCCAAGGTCGTGGAGGGCTATGAGAGCCCGGCATTCATGAGAGCCATCGAGGCCTAGGTATGTGCTTAGGCCAAATTTGtgtaatttatatatgtGTGCAACAAGCATCGATGACCCCAGACACAGTTACTGGAGCGGCAGGTTCCATACAGTCACAGTCTATTGTCTAGGGTAGTATATACCATCAAAGGTCCAGTACCTTGGATGCATCGAAAATGATTCATTGAACATCAGTCAGAGAAATGTAAAGACCATGTTATGTGTATCGTGATCTAATCGAAGCGGATTGTCGGTTGCCTCGATGATAACTCGATGGCAGTGAACTAAAAcatgctttcttctctctcacacGAAGCATGTCTATGCAGCTTCGACACGTCCATAATATCCGAAATCCAAACAGCTGACTCCAAACTCCAAATTGTGCCCGCCAGAAAGCCCCGTTCATATATCCTCGTTTCTCTCAATACCATCCCAGCCCTACGTTCAGATATTAGCACATACCAATTAAGAGATCAACAGCTGACATACCTTATCTTCACAATCTaccatctccctcttcctcccccaccaaatccccctctcccaccaGGGGGTCCAAAGCCACCGCCTCTTCGACCACCAAAGCCACCGCCAGGAGGACCGTGGGGTCGTCCGTAGGAATGCATCGGCATGCCCCCGCCACCACCGTAGTGCGGGCGCGGGGGAGGGTAGCCGTAGCCACCGCCCATGCCCATACTGGGGTATCTCCGCCGGTTGCGGCCCATGAGGGACATGCAGAGGCCCATTGTAGTATTCTTGTAGATTTATTTACGATGCAAGGATTGTAATAATATCAGGAATATGGTTCAGAATAATTGAAAAAGTACTGTGTCTGTCAGACTATGTCTGCTGAAGTGAAAAGACCCAGGTGTCGAAGTAGGTAGGGCAAGGGATAAATACAGGCGTTGTCAGTCATGGCGTCATTCATCGGCCGTGACGTAGTACTGCCCCTTCTCCGACTACAACCTTAACTTTGCAACCCCAAGGAACAAGCTAAATTCGTATATTATCTTCTCCGAGTAGATCTCTTGGCTGTCGTAATTTGTCCAGTTCGTCATTGAGATGGAGGAAATTGACAATCTGTCGGATCTGAGAGGAGCGGGCAAGGAATCTTGGATGTTCTGATGAAATATAGACATGGCCTGATGGGGGTCTCTCTGAGCCAGTGGTAGATACCCTGCTGTCAAATCAGGTACCCAATCTGTCGACAATCTATCCTATAAGCGTCTCCAATCCATTATCGATCATCACGTCAATCCAATGGACATGCAATGAACTACTCAACAATAACCGGTCCGCCCGAGCCCAGGTTTCTCTCACAAGCCTACATGCCCGCCGCACTGTATCTAACCCCATATAAGTCGCCAACTTGTCGAGTCTAGAATCGACAAATAACCGCCAGAACTGTATATCAAATTGTCCACGTGTTGAAGTAGACACCGGCACACCTTCAGGCAATACTTCCATGTCAACATCCAGATCTTCAATCCGCTGAAACTGAAGCGTACTCCCCGCTATCACAAGAATCGGCATCTGAATTGCCCTCGTTCCAGATGTTTCGGGTAACTTGGCGATCAGCGTGAGAATCGCGATGGCCAGAGTATTCAGATGTTGTTTTTGAGTGTCGTGATCCAACTCCCGTTGGTCCCGGCGCAGCAACTCAGGAAATGTTCGACACAGCTCGAGCATAATCGATAGTTCATAGGCTCTTGCTAGGAATCGGAAATGGAGGATTGGAGTAGATGGATCGCCTGTACTTTGGAACTGATCCTGACGGGGAAATCTGTATTGGCATATTAACTCTTCTAGATGCTTGCCTTGCGATAGCAGTTCGTGTCGGTCTTTTGGTGTCCGTTGCGAGGAAGCTGTTGCCCGCCGTAGATGGTGCGCTTGTCGCGCGAGGGAGCCGATTCTGGACAGATAGATGAAGAGTTTGGGAGACATCCCGCTCCAGGGATGGATAAATGACATGCTGCATTCGTCGTCACGGAAGGGTAGGAGGTAGTCTGTCGTGTCTGTGCTGTTGTCTACGACAAAAGACATCAAGGCTTCCCAGTAAGCTAAAGCTCCGACGAAGAAGTGTCGAGGGCGCGGGTCATCTGGTCCCAGCAAACAGGAGTCTGGGGAAGGCTCAGAGTGGCGTTCGCAATATAACGACTTGAAAATAGCCCTTGCCGCTTCGAGGTGCTGCGTTCCAGGTGAGGATGGATCATTCCATGACTAGTAGCACTCGAAAATTAGTGGAGGTTCTATTAGCAGCAAGAGTACACATACTGAAGTCTTTCCGATCATAGTAAGTCCAAGAAGTAAGACAGTCGTAAATGCAGTGTTCTTTGGGGAGAGTAAAGCCTTATCGTGTGAGTCTGACGGTGACTGTTTGTCCAGAGCGTCGAGTTCAGCAGCAAGTTTTGAAAGCGCTGCTGTGTGGTGGCTTGCAGCCAGTTTACTCATCTCACGCTGTTGCTGCGAGAGATGTGCAGCCGATATGGATAGAACGCAGGCGTCGATCACGGGGTGCTCATTTGAGAGCCGTATGACCCATTCTCGCAAGGGATTCGTTGGGGAATCATAAGCGGAAAGGATACGGCATGTGTCAGAAAAATAGTATGCTCGCAACTTCGTAGACGAATCAGCTAGTCGTGATACTATCCCAGCGTCATGTTGTTTCCCCGGGGTGCTTTCGGCGTCGGAGGTCTGCAATGTAAGTGCTGGACGGCTGCCTGCGGTTGAATGATCGGGCTTTTCTGTACTTTCACCATATACGTCTGATGTCTTGCATTCCTTGATGGTCTTAGTAGAGGAATGGCTACGCTCAAGAGGAGGTTGCAGATCGCTCAGCAAAGCAAGACGTAGCTTCTCCGCTGGCTCAGTGAACCAACCCATAAGAGGTTCATTATGTGATGAGGACTCTGATTGTTCCAGATTATGTGAAGCCAGATCCTTCGCTTCGTGCTTGACCGACCATTTGACATCCTTGCGATACCCCGGGCAGTCGTATCCTCTCCGAGAACAAGCCACGCAAGAAGGCTTAGTTTCGTCACATTTGATTCGCTGTGATATTTAGTGTTCTGACGTTGACATGAGAATCGCcgactactagtaactagcTTACACGCTGCTTACACCGTGCGCACCCCGCTTTAATTTATGTTAGTGGCTTGTATATTTAGGGTGTTAGTATTAGGACTACGTACCTCGAGATTTGACTGCTCTTCTTGATTGAGCCAGTTCTTGGCGTTTCATATTGCCCCATTACAGCCATGAGGGTTTCACGCACGCAgaaggaaggatgagaaggcgcGTCAATGTCCGTTACAGGATGCTTGCAGCTGGCCACTCATGAGCTTAGGTGTTTAAGAATTGCAATGGTACTGACAAAATTCCAAGAATAAGGTTCAGTGGCAATGAACCTGCACAGTGCATAAGGTGGTATGTTGTGTTTCTGGCTTAGGTAAACGTTTGTGAATGATGGAATCTGTCTTTGTGCATTATGCCTTATGTGCTAATTGGCAGTCGTAATCCACCACGGCACTTGAGTTGTGTCATTCTGCCCCCTTTTCGACCAATCGCACTTTTGCGCCGGAAATGGTTTAGCGTCAGACGATCCGGAACAGAAGGTACTCGACTCTCGGAACTATACATGTCAATCGACTGCCGATTTGTAAACCGGAGTCAATTCCGgcatgatggagatggcgtgATATCCAGGTACCTATGGCTAAGCATATTAAGGAAACACTTTCCAGAAGGCATCACTTACGTGATTACCAATCCTAATGAGCAAGATTATGTATATAAGTGCGGGATGAAGGCCGTCACATCCTTATAATATCTGCAGAACAGTGGAAAACTTTCAGCAGGATACTTCGATACTACCAACCCTACAAAGCACTACAAAGCCCAATAAATATCACAGCAAGATGGCCTCCCCGCTAAAGAACGTGGTAATCGTTGGAGTAAGTGATCCAGCTCAATCCCTCCTTATCCTTCAACATTAACATACGATCTCTCTCAGGCCGGAGGTAACCTCGGCTCTCATGTCCTAAAAGCCTTCCTCTCATCCAAAGCCTTCAACATCAGCGCACTCACCAGAGAGTCATCTACCAGCACCTTCCCCGACGGCCTTCAAGTCATCAAATCAGACTACAGCCACGACTCGCTCGTCTCCGCATTCAAGGGCCAAGATGCCGTGATCAGCATCGTAGGCAACGCAGGTCTTGCATTCCAGCAGAAACTCATCGACGCTGCCGTCGATGCAGGAGTGAAACGATTCATCCCCAGTGAATTCGGCAACAACACCGCCGACGACCGCGTCCGGGCTCTCGCACCGCTTCTCGACGGCAAGAAAGCCAACGTCGATTATCTCAAGGAGAGACAGGATCGGCTAACTTGGACTGCGCTCATCACGGGACCCTTTTTCGATGCGGTAAGTAGATCTACAGCACACACATATAATACCTATCATTTGCTACGTCCCATTCATGAAGGTATGCTAAGAAGGTACCACAACAGGGTGTCAAGAACGGCTTTCTAGGCTTCAACCTCCAATCCCACGAAGCAACCATCTACGACGACGGCACCAACCCGGCCTCCGTGACCACCCTCGCTCAAATCGGCCGTGCTCTCGTTGCTGTTTTGCAGAACCCGGAGGTTACCCAGAACCAATACGTCTACGTCGAGTCATTCACCATCACTCAGAAGCAGATTCTCGGTGCTCTGGAAAAAGCCACTGGCAAGGACTGGAAGGTCACTGATATTGCCCTGAAGCCGGTTATCGAAGAAAGTACCGAGCGGCTCAAGGGTGGGGACTTTACTGCCGTGAGAGTTTTACTCTTGGCGGCTGGGTTGGCGAGGTTCCCGGATGGCCCGTATGGAGATTGGTCACGGGTGCCCGGGGGATCGTGGAATGAGAGGTTGGGGCTTGAAAAGGAGAATTTCGATGAGGTTGTGGGGTCGCTTGTCAATTAGGGTGACATGGATGATGTTTCTTGTTGTACTGTATAACAGTACCAAGTGCTTGGAACAAGCAATAAATCTTtgattagataaatatagatatcaagTATGGTATCTGAACTCCACCTCGCCATCACCTGTCTTCACTCGTCGCGtgtcttccttctcacccGCCAGTATGTCCTCTTTCATCTTATTCTCCCGTCTCAGGTACATTGCATGAAGCGCGACAATTATCTGCGACACCACCAACGCCCCCAACGAGAACGCATTCCCAAGTACATACGGCGACGTGCGGTATACCTGCCCCGCTACGATACCGGCACAATTGCCCACCGTCTGCTGCAGACCGATGGCAAGTGCACGCCGGTACTGCGGCGCCACGTTGACGTTCAGCCAGGCGACGTTCAGACCGACACCTGTGTAGACAGCCACACCGCAGAGGTAGGTTGCGAAGTATTTCACGGGGTCGCTGGAGACAGtcaggaggaggatgtaGCCGACTATGCCGAAAATATTGGTGACTAGGATGAACTGTCCATGATGTCAGCACACTCCTTAGTCCCTAGTAAACTGATGGTAAGCGGGAAAGAAGATACATACGATTGAAAATCTCCCAAAACGATCCGCACAAAACGCAACAGCGATAAAGACAATCGCAGCCCAAATATACACCGGCACCGTGAGCACATTACTCATAAGACTATTATACCCCAGACTCCCCAAGATAGTCGGGAGGAAGGTACTAAACCCATAGAGAAGAATGTCCTGACAGAACTGGGTGAGGGCCGAGAACATGAGCTTGGGATCACGCAGAGCAATGCGCATCTCCTCCCAGCTGAAGTGCTCACTGCCCATGTACTTCCGGCGTTGTTCGTTGCGCACGCGCATCATGTACTTCTCTTCGTCGGTGAGGAAGTAGGCGTTGCTGGGGTCGTTGGGGAGACCGAACCAGATTAGGACGGCGCAGACTAGACTGAAGATTCCTTCGATGATGTAGACCCATCTTGATCCTTTCATTAGCATTGGGAATGGTATGGCAGAgaatgatgaggaaggggagtTAGGTTTACCTCCAGCCGGCTTTGCCGCCTATACCATCCATGTGCAGCAATGCATAGGCGAGGAGACCGCCCACGGCACCGGAGATGGCAGCACAGCTCATTAGGTACGAGACGCGCTTTGCCTGTTCCTCTCGACGGTACACCATGGTCAAGTACAGGTTCAGACAGGGGAAGAGACCGGCTTCGCAGCCTCCGAGGATCAATCGTGTTGCATAGAGCGAGGCAACATTGTGAATGAACCCCGTGAACACGGTAGTGATGGACCAGATGATACATAGACCGGTCAGGATATTCCGCGGGGTGAGCTTCTTCATTGCTACCGCCCACGGTGCTTCCAAGAGCACGTAGGTGGCATAGAAGATAGACACGGCAGTGGAGTACTCGCTGTCGGAGGCGTGGATGTCTTCAGGCATGCCAGCTACCTTCACATTACCTGGAT of Aspergillus luchuensis IFO 4308 DNA, chromosome 7, nearly complete sequence contains these proteins:
- a CDS encoding uncharacterized protein (COG:G;~EggNog:ENOG410Q1QE;~InterPro:IPR020846,IPR011701,IPR036259;~PFAM:PF07690;~TransMembrane:9 (o29-57i78-98o110-129i179-202o222-241i262-280o292-309i321-346o358-380i);~go_function: GO:0022857 - transmembrane transporter activity [Evidence IEA];~go_process: GO:0055085 - transmembrane transport [Evidence IEA]) gives rise to the protein MGQVVGAIVFPPWSECFGRKKLYFISSTGSALCCLIIGVVHSLVAVVICRIVGGFLSAIPYTVGSGSNEDMFNSRSRIWTTFLWTIASNVGLLIGPIISILVVENLHWRWVFYIYTIILAVMSAFFLLIRESRPALLLAQEVSRIRHETGHDSLQPLNHDHSPDLRTFIKASLFRPLQLFFGELLIFTMAMMIAFSFALVYIFTEALQPIYESMNFTPSAAALPFLAVGVGVCFSTFTRILDFRIIDAKHAASQPVKPEDKLTGLAIGAPAFAIGLWWFAWTIPPKAEDIHWIVPTVSLVLIGYALNEFDTVLYGYLADSYLSYSASGTAAVQLVRAGMSGAFPLFTRQMFDGLGANVAASLLAALATVFCTVPLLFLLYGERIRAKSRFAKHSLEVQEQFVKQG
- a CDS encoding gelsolin family protein (COG:Z;~EggNog:ENOG410PGZB;~InterPro:IPR036180,IPR007122,IPR007123,IPR029006;~PFAM:PF00626;~go_function: GO:0051015 - actin filament binding [Evidence IEA]), coding for MSSNSTVNTHLLSHSPLSVTTSLTDSMPPHEGLVHPKEYDIKDSNVELIGSDLDHRVKYNSAATEPAWNNGSIGQEPGLFVWRIENFEVIPWPKERTGEFYNGDSYIVLHSYKVGDKLGHDIFFWLGSKTTQDEAGTAAYKTVELDEFLHGTATQHREIEQEPSEEFLGLFRHISIRSGGVRSGFHHVEPEAPKDILTLLRVFKHPSVGRSIIVHEVEPTWESLDENDVFVLDKGDKIWVWQGKNCSPMEKAKAAQVVNDMTLAKHIDVEVLSQLESRSRVIVDLLGGKEADPSTFQAPRPGRFAKRTDDGGDVRSRKLFRLSDSSGTLTFDLVKDGQRVSKSDLVGNDIFLYDVGSRLWVWQGSEASQREKALWLKVAQHYVRQLQNQLPEAHYIPIAKVVEGYESPAFMRAIEA
- a CDS encoding Zn(II)2Cys6 transcription factor (COG:S;~EggNog:ENOG410PWPT;~InterPro:IPR036864,IPR021858,IPR001138;~PFAM:PF00172,PF11951;~go_function: GO:0000981 - DNA-binding transcription factor activity, RNA polymerase II-specific [Evidence IEA];~go_function: GO:0008270 - zinc ion binding [Evidence IEA];~go_process: GO:0006355 - regulation of transcription, DNA-templated [Evidence IEA]); translation: MKRQELAQSRRAVKSRAGCARCKQRRIKCDETKPSCVACSRRGYDCPGYRKDVKWSVKHEAKDLASHNLEQSESSSHNEPLMGWFTEPAEKLRLALLSDLQPPLERSHSSTKTIKECKTSDVYGESTEKPDHSTAGSRPALTLQTSDAESTPGKQHDAGIVSRLADSSTKLRAYYFSDTCRILSAYDSPTNPLREWVIRLSNEHPVIDACVLSISAAHLSQQQREMSKLAASHHTAALSKLAAELDALDKQSPSDSHDKALLSPKNTAFTTVLLLGLTMIGKTSSWNDPSSPGTQHLEAARAIFKSLYCERHSEPSPDSCLLGPDDPRPRHFFVGALAYWEALMSFVVDNSTDTTDYLLPFRDDECSMSFIHPWSGMSPKLFIYLSRIGSLARQAHHLRRATASSQRTPKDRHELLSQGKHLEELICQYRFPRQDQFQSTGDPSTPILHFRFLARAYELSIMLELCRTFPELLRRDQRELDHDTQKQHLNTLAIAILTLIAKLPETSGTRAIQMPILVIAGSTLQFQRIEDLDVDMEVLPEGVPVSTSTRGQFDIQFWRLFVDSRLDKLATYMGLDTVRRACRLVRETWARADRLLLSSSLHVHWIDVMIDNGLETLIG
- a CDS encoding aromatic alcohol reductase (COG:S;~EggNog:ENOG410Q08V;~InterPro:IPR036291,IPR008030;~PFAM:PF13460,PF05368), which produces MASPLKNVVIVGAGGNLGSHVLKAFLSSKAFNISALTRESSTSTFPDGLQVIKSDYSHDSLVSAFKGQDAVISIVGNAGLAFQQKLIDAAVDAGVKRFIPSEFGNNTADDRVRALAPLLDGKKANVDYLKERQDRLTWTALITGPFFDAGVKNGFLGFNLQSHEATIYDDGTNPASVTTLAQIGRALVAVLQNPEVTQNQYVYVESFTITQKQILGALEKATGKDWKVTDIALKPVIEESTERLKGGDFTAVRVLLLAAGLARFPDGPYGDWSRVPGGSWNERLGLEKENFDEVVGSLVN
- a CDS encoding allantoate permease family MFS transporter (COG:G;~EggNog:ENOG410PFT2;~InterPro:IPR020846,IPR011701,IPR036259;~PFAM:PF07690;~TransMembrane:11 (o45-66i120-139o145-167i179-201o213-234i282-303o315-338i345-367o373-393i405-426o432-456i);~go_function: GO:0022857 - transmembrane transporter activity [Evidence IEA];~go_process: GO:0055085 - transmembrane transport [Evidence IEA]): MTTDRMDPVLERKSVEKPFEQASPEETAIGDIDDVVLDPAKEKKLLIKLDMAFVPIIMLTYLSCFLDRSNIGNVKVAGMPEDIHASDSEYSTAVSIFYATYVLLEAPWAVAMKKLTPRNILTGLCIIWSITTVFTGFIHNVASLYATRLILGGCEAGLFPCLNLYLTMVYRREEQAKRVSYLMSCAAISGAVGGLLAYALLHMDGIGGKAGWRWVYIIEGIFSLVCAVLIWFGLPNDPSNAYFLTDEEKYMMRVRNEQRRKYMGSEHFSWEEMRIALRDPKLMFSALTQFCQDILLYGFSTFLPTILGSLGYNSLMSNVLTVPVYIWAAIVFIAVAFCADRFGRFSIFILVTNIFGIVGYILLLTVSSDPVKYFATYLCGVAVYTGVGLNVAWLNVNVAPQYRRALAIGLQQTVGNCAGIVAGQVYRTSPYVLGNAFSLGALVVSQIIVALHAMYLRRENKMKEDILAGEKEDTRRVKTGDGEVEFRYHT